Genomic DNA from Solanum dulcamara chromosome 4, daSolDulc1.2, whole genome shotgun sequence:
CCCTTTGCTAACTAACAGAAACTGAAACATAGAATGTGAAGAATGTTTGACAAGCTTGACATTATCAATAGGATTATACCCTTCGGTCAagtactgcttctttcaccccTACCTCCCTTTTTCAAACTTTGTCGGGCTGGTTTCTGGAATATGCTATCCTTGAATCTTCCTTCTAGAGATAAACCCAGAAATTTAGTGGCAAATAAGCTACTCTAAAATATGCTAATCCTTAGATGTTGTGTATCTCTCTCTTCATACTGATGTCTAGACATTGTGTTGGACCAAATCAAGGTTCTGATAATGCTCTTATAAGTAGAATATGAGGATCGAAAATCAAAGTGTCATTTATATGTGATGGAAGTTTCCTCCTTGGTCATGCATCATACTCTAATTCCCTCAAGTATCCACCCCTAACCATCTCCTCTAATATTTTAATGCTTTCATCGTCAACAATAACATGGCTGGTAATATATTACCTTGTTTGTGtcctaaaatttaaaaataacacaTAGAAGCTTGGTGTTGAAATACAGGGATAGATCCTTCTTTATCAATTCCCCACAAAACCCAATTTATGGAGAAGATACAATAAGAAATTCCAATTTACATGATCAGATGCGTTTTTGATGTCTAACTGACATATCAAGGGTGAGATATCTAGAACTCCATTCCTTGAATTTGAGTACATAACTTCATTAGGTATAAGGTTGGAATCCATGATTTGTTTCCTGAcaacaaaataattttcaaattggATATCAACTTATCATCCAGGGGAGTGGGGACATCAACAATTATATCACACATCGTGTTGGTGCTGCGTGGATAAAGTGGAGGCTCATCTCTGGAGTCTTTTGTGATAAAAAGGTACCATCGAAACTCAAAGGTACATTCTATAGAGTGGTTATTAGACTGACAttgttgtatggggcagagtgcTGACTAGTCAAAAACTCcaatgttcagaagatgcatgttgcggaaATGAGGATACTGAGGTGGATGTGTGGTCATACTACGAGcgataagattagaaatgaagATATTTGGAATAAGGTGGGAGTGGTTTGCgtggtggacaagatgaggtaagtgagattgagatggtttggacatgtgaagaggagatgcgTAGACGCACCAGTGAGGAGATGCGAGAGGTTGGTTATAGAGGGTACAAGGAGAGGCAtaggtaggccgaagaagtactGGAGAGAGGTGATATGACAAGATATGACCTAGGTTCAGATTActgaggatatgaccttagataagagggtGTAGAGGACAAATATTATGGTAGAAAGTTCGTAGGTAGTAAAGTGTTCTCTTGCTTGGGGTGGTTATTGTTTGTCATTGTACTAGTTGTATTATTGTAGTTCttgtttttgatatttatgtgTGTATGTTGTTTAATGTGTTtcgattattgctctattttgttgtttttgttctcTTCTGGTAGACTTTGCACCGTTTTCGTGTTACTTGCTATATTTTCTTCACTGTCTCCTTCTTCTTATTACCTGTATATGttgcacttgagccgagggtctttggAAACaccctctctacctccacgaggtagtggtaaggtttgcatagattctaccctccccagactccacttgtgggatttcactgggtatgttgttgttgttgatgatatCAACTTATCCTCGACCCTTTAAACCTCGTTGATAGTACTTTGTTGATGATGTTGTAGATATTGTCAACCAAGCTAATAAGCCTATAGTCAGTGATGTTCATGGTATTGCCTTTCTTTGGGGATCAAAAGGATAGAGGAGGAGTTGAAAATCCTGCATGAGCTGCCATTCGGTGGAATCAATGTGCAACCACTCCATAGCATCGGTTTAACCTTCGTCTAAAAAATGTTTGGGAAAAGGTGAGTAAATCCATCCTCGGTGCCTTATCCCATCACATTTCATCATCTCACGGTCCACCTCCAATGATTACTCTTAACATTTCTGTTTCACTTggattgatattttggagaacGATACCCTCCATCTCTGGTCTCAAAGTCTCATTCTTTTAGTCTCATATGGCATAAGTATACCTATTAACAAAATCATAAGAGGATTCCAGTTTCCTGCAGTGTTTAGAAAAGCGATCGTTTCATCGCTTTAACCGGTGAAACAAGGCGAGGCGAAGGACTGGTGCTTCACACGGCTGAGGCGACACGAGTTCAAAATAGTGGCCGATTCATTGGCAGAGGCGAGATGAAGAGGTGAAGCACAGAAGCGTTCACTTTTGTTGTTCTGACTTTTAAAGAAAAGAACAGGGTCGGCCGGCCTGTATCGAATTGTTTCTATCCTTCTTTGAGTGCGACATTCTTCTGTACTAGGGTTCACTACTTTCTGGTTATCTTCTTCAAGCTCCAGGTATGCTGCTTctacttcttcttttcttcttctccttcttcatcTCCTCCTCTTTTTCTCTTCTCTGTTGTGTGATATCGCTGTgctgcaatttctttttctttctcttatcTGTTGTGATAACTCTGCTGttgcattattttttctttttcacttcTTCTCGTAGTCTTTCTCTACTTTGTTTTTAGTGCTCTCTGATGTGTTCATCTGTTTCTTCAgcttttatttcattaattgttcgtgtttttttcacttaattaattaaattgaatttttaaattattctattttttttttcagtttgttaatttaattttattgtatttatttaaattattctcTACTGTTTGTCCGCAGTAGGTGTGCTACTGCCTTTTTTTTCACGTGCTCTCTATTTTCTTCAGTAGTTTGAGAAATTCTTTGCTGTGTTTGATTTTTTCCCCTCTTAAGACTATTGAGTTCTTTTCAGTTTAGTCATTTTACTTATCTGTGCAAGGTTTATCTTTGCTTCTCGTTTCATGCCTTAAGCGAAGCAGACCCTTGTTACTTTTTTCCACTCCGCGCTTCCAAAAACACTGGTCTTGcggatcaaattttaaaatccaCCAAGGCTTTAAAATGAAAGGACATAAAATAGTGTCGAAGCACTCTACCGAACTTACTAGTAAAATGTGAAAGATGTAAATATTAAGTTTGGAGTTTCAATTTGAACATGGTTAAGATGAACCAATGtaactaatttaattttctatATGTCGCACTTTGAAGATGTGTACCCTCTTTTACCTTTCTCCTTTACGGATAGTCCTAGTCCCTCTCTTGTACCATCTTTTTCAGTGGGTGTGATGACCTTTCATACCCTTTCTGCTCCTTGCCCTGCAGGGAGATCACAGTTCAACCAAAAGAGATAAAGAGACCTCAAAGTGGTTGGAGATATGGCACTTCGATCAACTGGCTATGTAGACCCTGGATGGGAGCATGGTTTTTCTCAGGATGAGAGGAAAAAGAAGGTTCAATGTAATTACTGTGGGAAAATTGTAAGTGGTGGGATAACCAGATTGAAGCAACATTTAGGGCGAGTCTCTGGTGAGGTAACATATTGTGACAAGGCTCCAGAGGATGTATGCCTGAAAATGAGAGAAAACCTAGAAGGCTGTCGATTAAGCAAGAAGCCGAGGCATGTTGAATATgatgaacaaaaatattttaattttcatgCCAGTGATGATACCGAAGAGGAAGATCAGGTAGGGTATAGAAGTAAAGGGAAGCAGTTGATGAATGACAAGGGATTGATTATAAATATGAATCCTCTTCGATCACTTGGGTATGTTGATCCTGGTTGGGAACATGGTGTCCCTCAGGACGAGAGgaagaaaaaggtaaaatgCAACTATTGTGAGAAGATAGTTAGTGGAGGTATCAATCGGTTTAAGCAACATCTAGCGAGAATACCAGGGGAAGTTGCACCCTGTAAGAGTGCTCCTGAGGAAGTATATCTTAGAAtaaaagagaacatgaaatggCATCGCACAGGAAGGAGGCACAGACGGCCTCATATGAAAGAATTATCATCCTTTTATATGACTTCAGATAATGAAGAGAAGGACGAAGACCAAGAAGAAGAGGCACTACACCACCATATGAATGATGAGAAGCTTTTGATTGGAGATAAAAAGCTAGATAGAGACTCTAGGAGAAGTTTGAAAGGGATGTCTCCTGGTATTGGGTCTGAATCTTTCTTAAAAAGGCCAAAGTATGGCACATTGGGTACAAGAACCCCAAGGTCTCTATTTCAAGCTTCTGGAAAACAAGTGAAAGTAGATTCTAATAAAAAATTCCGCAAGGAAGTCATATCTTCAATTTGCAAGTTCTTTTATCATGCAGGAGTTCCTCCACATGCAGCAAGCTCTCCCTATTTTCAGAAAATGCTGGAATTGGTAGGCCAATATGGAGAAGGTCTAGTAGGACCCTCTAGCCGAGTATTATCTGGAAGGTTTCTACAAGATGAAATTGTATCCATTAGGAATCATCTGTCTGAGTACAAAGCTTCCTGGGCTGTCACAGGTTGTTCTATTTTGGCTGACAGTTGGCAAGATACACAGAGTAGGACTTTGATCAATGTTTTGGTTTGTTGCCCCCGTGGTATGTACTTTGTTTGCTCAATTGATGCCACTGATGTAGTTGAAGATGCGACATGTATTTTTAAGCTGCTAGACAGAGTGGTTGAGGACATGGGCGAGGAGAATGTTGTGCAGGTAAGGTGTTGCTTTCTTCCTTCTCTTAGTTTCTGTTCTTAAGTTTTTTGATCTTCCATTCACCTGACCCTCCTGCCCCACTATGTGGgcaaaaaatataaacataggTGATTACTCCGAACACACCGAGTTATCAAGCTGCTGGAAAGATGCttgaagagaaaagaaggaatttATTTTGGACTCCTTGTGCTGCATATTGTATTGATCGCATCCTTGAAGACTTTGTGAAAATAAAATGGGTCAGAGAATGTATGGAGAAAGGCCAAAAGATCACAAAGTTCATTTACAATCGATTCTGGTTATTAATTCTCATGAAAAAAGAATTTACAGCTGGACAGGAACTCTTGAAACCCTCTTTGACTCTATTTTCTTCAACCTTCGCTACTGTTCAGAGCTTGTTGGACCACAGAAATGGTCTTAAGAGGATGTTCCAGTCAAATAAATGGCTTTCATCTCGGTATTCAAAGCTGGAAGATGGTAAAGAGGTGGAGAAAATCGTACTGAATGCCACATTCTGGAGGAAGATGCAATATGTTAGGAAATTAGTGGACCCCATTTTTGAAGTGCTTCAGAAAATCATTAGCAATGAAAGCCATTCAATACCCTTCATTTACAACAGTGTATACCAGGCAAAACTTGCTATAAGAACCACTCATAATGATGCTGAGCACAAATATCAGAACTTTTTGGATATCATAGATAGCAACTGGAATTCATTATCTCATCATCCTCTCTATCTAGCAGCACATTTTTTGAATCCATCACACCGGTATCGTCCTGATTTTGTTCCGGTAGGAGAGTATTCTTACTTCAGAATTGTTTTCCGTCGAACTTCAGTTACACCTTTTCTGAATGTGTGTATTATTTTAGCATCCAGACATTGTACGTGGATTGAATGCATGCATTGTGAGATTGGAGCCAGACGATACAAGAAGAATTTCTGCTTCAATGCAAGTGAGAattccttttaatttttttttcatacccTGAACCTTTTGGATGATAAGACTTCTTTGTCTATTTTATGTGTGTACTTATTTGCTTGATGTGATTTTTCAGATATCAGACTTTAGCTCTGCTAAAGCTGATTTTGGAACAGACTTGGCAATTAGTACCAGAATGGAACTTAATCCTGGTAATTATTATGAGTTGTCATTCTCTCAGTTCTAATGTCATAAAATTGTTTTCCCTAGTTTATGTGGATAAAAATCGGAACTATGTTTGCAAATTATACTGATCGTAATTATGTTTTGTAGCTGCTTGGTGGCAACAACATGGAATAAATTGCTTAGAGCTCCAACGGATAGCTGTACGAATACTTAGTCAGACTTGCTCATCTTTTGGGTGTGAGCATAATTGGAGTGTATATGATCAGATCCACAGTCAGAGGCACAACCGTGTAGCAAAGAAAAGGTTAAATGATATCAAATACGTCCACAATAACCTGACACTTAGGGATCGTCAGATAAGGAAGATGTCAAGTGATCCAATTTTCCTCGATAGTGTTCTGCAAGAAGGTTTGCTGTATGACTGGATTGTAGAGTCAGAGAAACCAGCTTTTTCGGAAGATGTGGAGCTAACATTTAAATCGGAAATCAACAAGGTACTAAATAAGCTAACTTTCTACTTCGAAGAGTTAAATTGATGACAGTAGTCTAACAGTTTGCTTTATTTACAAGAGATAAGTATTGAAAACACCCCTAAACTTGACATGAATTATTACTTTAGTCCGCCAACTATTGACAGCCTTAAAAATACCCCTCTACTTAATTAAGTGAATTTAAAACCCCCCCTATGCCATATGTCATCCACCCAatcatatatgtgaaattttcTGCTGATGTGGCATACACATAGATATacatagtaaaaaaaatatttaaaaaatatttaaataattaaaaaaaatcctaaGAATTCtgcaattaaaaaagaaaaaaacttttttttctttaaaaataataatttttttattacccCACCCCATCCCTTCTACCCAGTACCCCAACCCCCACAAACTCACTACCCACCCACCCCcaaataatttctttaatttttttttcaggtGCGTTGGGAGGGGACGGGGGTAGGGTGTGGGGATGGggtaagaaaataataataattttgttttaaaagtaattttaattttttttggggggtgggGAGTGGTCAGGGTACGCGATGGTGTGgaataagaattttttaaagaaaacttttaaaagatttgggggggggggtgagGGATGGGGTGGTGGTGGGGTTGGGGTAACTACGTAGGGGTCTAGGGGATGGggttaagaaaaaaatgtaatttttttataagtgtgccttttctttttaattgataaatttcaacacttaatttttttaaaactatatatatatatatatatatatatatatatcaatgtaTACGCCACATAAGCAGAAAATTCCAAATATACGCGTgggggatgacacgtggcatAAGAGGAGTGTTTTTAATTCACTTAATCAAGTAGAGAGTGTTTTTAAGGCTGTCAATAGTTGGGGGACTAAAGTAATAACTCATGCCAAGTTTAGGGGTGTTTTCAATACTTATCTCTTATTTACAACCCTGCATTACCAATGAGATAGACATTTCAGTTTCACCGATGTCTTTGCAAGGGAGGACTTAGTTCACCCAGAAACAAATTAGTCCAACTATCTAGTTTTGAGTTCCTTTTTGTTCTTTCTAATTTTGTTTTAGCTCAAGAAGATCCACCCTTGAATTAGTACTGACCACATAGAACGATAGCTTGTTTTCTGTGTCCCCATGCTTTGAAGTGGCTACTTATAAGTCCCAAGTGTTTTGCTTTTGCTGAtgcttctctttttttgatGTTACTAGGTCTGATGTCTTTtacaaaagaacaaaaaattagATGATGTCTTATGTGATAAGTTGTATCTTTTTGCATGGAGCAGTAACATCtttcaagaattcaaaatatgtTTCAAGGAAGAATAGAACTCAATATATTTGTCGGTGTTGGGTGGGGATTAGGAAATTCAACAAATTGTCCCCTTTATTTTGTTTGCAACCTTGTTTAGAAGCTTTTTGTTTGGAGTAGGGCAGGGATTGTTGCAGAGTTTTATTATCGGTTAGCAAATTAGAATGCTCACGTTTCTGGAtttatcaactcatttagtcccTTTCTTGAATTagcttacttttttttttgttatttctgcTATCTTATCTACCGGATTTTATTGCAGGAAATCCTTTATAGTGAAGTGGAACTGGATGAGTATGAGAACGATTTTAATGAGCATGATGGTGGAAATCCAGGCTCTAAGAAGGGGTCATTGGAGATGTTAACTTTAGCTGGTGAAGCAGAACCTCTGGAAGTTAACAATACTGGTACAGCTACAGATGATGATTTTGATCTCAATTTTCTTGATAATGAGTTGAGCGATTAGTATTATAAACCAGATTCCAAGTGCAGCAATTAAGATGCTGGGTAACCCCTCCAGTCCTGGCAATGTATTCTATCTCTTCCAATCCTTACAGATCATTCTGATCTCAATTGTCTTGATAATGAGTGAGTGATTAGTATCTTAAACCAGATAACAAATGCAGCAAATAAGATGCTTGGCAACCCCACTAGTCTTGGCAATGTAGTCTATCTCTTCCAATCCTTTCAGGGCAAAAAAGCACGCCGGCGAGTTGGGGTTGGGGGAAAGGGGAAAAAGGTCAGAAACTGCCTGTGTAAGTTGGAAATCAGCAATGCATGAGGGGACTGGAGTGTACATGTCATAGTACTTCGCTTTCTTGAACGCTTCCTATTCATCTTAAGCATTTTTTGCccctcttcttttttctttcaatttattttttgaatttacttctgattttgtttttattttggtCAGGGCTTTTACTTTCGACTTTAACAAGGACATCTAAATTTGATACTGTAAAGTTGCCAACATGGTTGAATGGAAGcatctaaaataaaaataaatactccTTCCCTTctacttcattttatttttgtttggtattatttttttgttaattcaTTTTAAAATCCATCATTGCTACTCCAGAGATTGAATCGTCAGCGTTTTTTCAATCCTGTGCCTGTGATAAGTGTTTTGAAAGACGGAGGCTAAGGCGAGGTGTTTTACCTAATACGGGTCATGGGGCGAGACGTAAGTCCTGAGACATGGGACATAAGCCCCCATTGAACTTTAATACTGTACTATGTCCATCCTAATGTCATATCGTAGTTGCGCTGCATATTGTTCTAGTGACCAttacaaataaaaagaacatTTAATCTAATATCTAAGTTTATAAgaattttttattcttaattgtaaTAAATTTGCAAATTATATTAGATGTTTAAAtaatgtattttcttttttacatAGTAAAGGTAAGTTGAACCATTTTGTTGCTATAACAAACATCATGAATCACTCATTGGAGTCGCTTACAGCTTGTTTTAGTTATGATTTTGGTCATAGTCAATTGAAATCCAAAATCCAATTCACTTGCAGCTGTGATACATGTCATGCTCATCCACTTGATTTCTTACCGAGGCAATGATGACACTTTGCCTATTTAAACTTGCCTCTGTTTCGACTTCTCTTCTTGACTTTCATTTGTGTTGTGAATCCAAGAAACTAAAGCATCGTGACTTCTTTTCTTCGACTCCAAAGGTTCTTACTTTCCATTTTCTAGGATTATGTCCATGTCTTCTTCAGCCCATCTTCACGCACTAGAACATCTATCATTGCCCTCACGAATTATGTTGAAAATATGTTGTTGTCTACCTCTGTGGAGGAGTAAGTCAAAGAGGACCTTCCAAGTTGATAAGGAGAAAAGGGAAGACTCCCATCAGCGAACCTTCATCTGCCAATTAAGAAATCAAAACAGAGGTAACTGCTTATGATATCATACCTAGAACTCGTGAACTTTACTAATAACTATCAAAGCAATAGTCAGGGTAAACAAGTTGAGGAGTATACTTCTTTGATTCTGGAGGAGCTCATTTTAAAAGAACAGAGGATTGTGATTGGGGGAAGGTGAGGAGAGTTTTACTCAACCTCAGAGGATGTGTCGTATTATACACCATTTCTGTGGCTCTTCTACTGTGTACACCTACCCCTTCACCATAGGATTTAAACTTCCAATGCTGGATGATGTCGAGGAGTTTTGCCAGATGTATAGAGTTTGATTGGCTCAGGTTGGGCCTAAAAGTTTGGCAACTTTTCGCACCTTTTGCACATGTATTCTCCTGGGTTGTACTAGAGTGATATTATTCATAGTATACTTTACCTAAATCTCTTAATGGAAAAGtttaattactatacatccctcattgtatcaaaattacccgatatcccctttttttcaacttttctgatacattagatttgtatctgatacatcaattatccaatcagtaattaatgaatatcatctatttatggatagtatcttaatataagggatGATTGGTTCTTCAAATCAATTAgtgatctaattaatgggattgATTTGGTTAAAAAAAGAACGGTTGTGCAGTTGAAGatttaagccaaaaaaaaacagagcataaaaaCAAACCAACttcatttccattttttttttcagtttgggttatgtatctgatagatcagttatgtatatgatacatcaagtgttaaaaaaaaacaattgttatgtccatgaagattcaagcaaaaaaatatagcgtcgtctcgaatggaaaaaacagagcatcaattcataccgaagttgatttcaattatttttcaacttttgttgatacataagttatgtatctgatacataactttagctatagaatagttaatgcacatcagctatttatggataaaagattggctctttatatcaattactgatctattaaagaaggcgacagttatgtagatgaattttgaagtcaaaagtCAGAGCATCGACTACAAGGAAaacaacagagcatcaattcaaagcaAACTTCGCGTTTCATCAATTAATCGATATGAATATCCCGATACTACTGAGACATTCTGGAGTTTGGCAATCAGATATTACTTATGaacaatacaaaagtgatggaatcgttGTCGGTGACAATGTATCTTACTCAAATTTAAAAGCAGCAATCGCTGCTGAATTGAGTGTGGATGAATCAGAGAAACAAATTGAAATCCGATACATAGTTGAAGGTAACTCGTCGCCAATATATATTCgtaatgatatgggtgttaatctttacatagagttgaagaagaaagagcctGGTTTCGTGAATTATCCCCTGTGCATATCAAGCTTTGATATAAAAAGATGTGAGATAAAATCATTCGACAGTACATCTGGAGCAATCGTTTGTGCCGAATCAAATGCGAATGAGTTCCATAattttggtttagaagaatctgGTAAAGTTGCAAGTTGTTATATAGCAGAATTGGAGTTGACGAACTACATAGATGATACAAATGGTGCGGAAGTGAAGGAGAATCAATTCTATAAGGATAAAGCAACTCTAGTTGATgtaatggccaaatacaaaatcaatattgaatttaatttcaaggttaaaagatccgacagtaaaaggtatgcgcatattctgcatttggaaattttgatgttggatagtatccaacagtatgtatcagatacatattactgtgtgtatctgatacattcttaaaataaaataatttttcatgtcatgatacatcaaaactccatttctgcatttagaaattttgatgttgga
This window encodes:
- the LOC129887367 gene encoding uncharacterized protein LOC129887367, with translation MALRSTGYVDPGWEHGFSQDERKKKVQCNYCGKIVSGGITRLKQHLGRVSGEVTYCDKAPEDVCLKMRENLEGCRLSKKPRHVEYDEQKYFNFHASDDTEEEDQVGYRSKGKQLMNDKGLIINMNPLRSLGYVDPGWEHGVPQDERKKKVKCNYCEKIVSGGINRFKQHLARIPGEVAPCKSAPEEVYLRIKENMKWHRTGRRHRRPHMKELSSFYMTSDNEEKDEDQEEEALHHHMNDEKLLIGDKKLDRDSRRSLKGMSPGIGSESFLKRPKYGTLGTRTPRSLFQASGKQVKVDSNKKFRKEVISSICKFFYHAGVPPHAASSPYFQKMLELVGQYGEGLVGPSSRVLSGRFLQDEIVSIRNHLSEYKASWAVTGCSILADSWQDTQSRTLINVLVCCPRGMYFVCSIDATDVVEDATCIFKLLDRVVEDMGEENVVQVITPNTPSYQAAGKMLEEKRRNLFWTPCAAYCIDRILEDFVKIKWVRECMEKGQKITKFIYNRFWLLILMKKEFTAGQELLKPSLTLFSSTFATVQSLLDHRNGLKRMFQSNKWLSSRYSKLEDGKEVEKIVLNATFWRKMQYVRKLVDPIFEVLQKIISNESHSIPFIYNSVYQAKLAIRTTHNDAEHKYQNFLDIIDSNWNSLSHHPLYLAAHFLNPSHRYRPDFVPHPDIVRGLNACIVRLEPDDTRRISASMQISDFSSAKADFGTDLAISTRMELNPAAWWQQHGINCLELQRIAVRILSQTCSSFGCEHNWSVYDQIHSQRHNRVAKKRLNDIKYVHNNLTLRDRQIRKMSSDPIFLDSVLQEGLLYDWIVESEKPAFSEDVELTFKSEINKEILYSEVELDEYENDFNEHDGGNPGSKKGSLEMLTLAGEAEPLEVNNTGTATDDDFDLNFLDNELSD